A section of the Blastocatellia bacterium genome encodes:
- a CDS encoding glycosyltransferase family 2 protein, giving the protein MILFYIFAILLIIQSLISLKQGFDYLSYFQKFSYKKDFIPRVAIIAPCKGLDASMAEYFKSLFEQDYPNYQITFVVENSLDPALREINKWQALYPKIQTNCAIAGTSDKCGQKVHNLKVAINSLDQNVEAFAFVDSDVCLPKTWLMALIAPLADKTVAATTGYRWFVPTDNRLASLLRSIWNGSIATSLGDHQNNFAWGGSMAILRSTFYKIDVERYWQGTVSDDYGLTQAVKASKQAIKFVPSCLVPSLGGCSFSELLEFTTRQIIITKVYSKALWLLLFISNSMFNLVFFVGLVLGIILFIKDFNFWPLLLVLIIYFLGIWKSVLRIKAIKLVLTDYEKIISQKLFSYYFFSPLVALIFGYNLIMSLGRNQITWRGITYKLISNSETIVIR; this is encoded by the coding sequence ATGATTTTATTTTATATATTTGCCATTTTGCTAATTATTCAGAGTTTAATTTCCTTAAAACAAGGCTTTGATTATTTAAGTTATTTTCAAAAATTTAGTTATAAAAAAGATTTTATACCTCGTGTTGCTATTATTGCTCCTTGTAAAGGCTTGGATGCTTCAATGGCTGAATATTTTAAGTCTTTATTTGAGCAAGATTATCCAAACTATCAAATTACATTTGTTGTAGAAAATTCTTTAGACCCAGCACTTAGAGAGATTAATAAATGGCAAGCTCTTTATCCAAAAATTCAAACAAATTGTGCGATTGCTGGAACAAGTGATAAATGTGGTCAAAAAGTACATAACCTAAAAGTAGCAATTAATTCACTTGATCAAAATGTTGAAGCATTTGCTTTTGTAGATTCAGATGTTTGTTTACCTAAAACTTGGTTAATGGCTTTAATTGCTCCTTTAGCAGATAAAACGGTTGCTGCTACAACGGGTTATCGTTGGTTTGTTCCTACAGATAACAGACTAGCTTCTTTGCTGCGCTCTATTTGGAATGGCTCAATAGCTACTAGTTTGGGGGATCATCAAAATAATTTTGCTTGGGGTGGCTCAATGGCAATTTTGCGCTCAACTTTTTACAAAATTGATGTAGAAAGGTATTGGCAAGGAACTGTTAGTGATGATTACGGTCTGACACAAGCCGTTAAAGCTTCAAAACAAGCAATAAAGTTTGTTCCTAGTTGTTTAGTTCCTTCTTTAGGAGGTTGTAGCTTTTCAGAATTACTAGAATTTACTACCCGCCAAATTATTATTACAAAAGTTTATTCAAAGGCTCTTTGGTTGTTATTATTTATTTCTAATAGTATGTTTAACCTAGTTTTTTTTGTAGGTTTAGTATTAGGAATAATTTTGTTTATAAAAGATTTTAATTTCTGGCCGCTTTTGTTGGTGTTAATTATTTATTTTTTAGGTATTTGGAAAAGTGTTTTAAGAATAAAAGCTATAAAATTAGTTTTAACAGACTATGAAAAAATTATTTCTCAAAAACTATTTAGCTATTATTTTTTCTCTCCATTGGTTGCACTAATTTTTGGTTATAACCTAATAATGTCTCTTGGCAGAAATCAAATAACTTGGCGAGGAATTACCTATAAACTTATTTCAAATAGCGAAACAATAGTGATTCGTTAG
- a CDS encoding amidohydrolase encodes MKILSLILIFTCFFLTTPVLPAKKAETADIIFKNGNIYTVNDRQSKAESIAIKGNKIIFVGENSEVSKYESKITKVIDLKGNTVVPGFTDSHCHLREIGIRELTLNLEGTTSLNDFLAKVKARVEQVKPGEWVTGLGWIETFWQPAVFPTRYDLDKISPNNPVYLERADGHGAVVNSLALKIARINKDTANPFGGEILKDKETKEPTGMILDKAHDLVIKHIPALTPEYIEKAVLVGVKRSIELGWCQLHDAGGTYAEVELFRRLYKEGKIKLRIHKAIHGPSFDAERLMKEGATAGSFDGLFNFRTIKVVFDGALGSRGAALLAPYSDFDTSGFLIHKEEVLFPMLVKALKSGIQVQTHAIGDRANRTILDLYEKAFATVPEKDRKLSDPRWRIEHAQVLNSSDLNRFSKLGIIASMQPSHAISDLHFAPKRLGQERLSGAYAWQDLLKTGVIIAAGSDAPVERGEPMIEFYASVARKDQKGFSGEGWHLEQKVSRQQALKMLTIWPAQAAFEEQIKGSIEVGKLADLTILSADIMTISEPEILKTKCLMTIVNGEILFDSLK; translated from the coding sequence ATGAAAATTCTAAGTTTAATTTTAATTTTTACTTGTTTCTTTTTAACAACTCCTGTTTTACCAGCTAAAAAGGCTGAAACTGCCGATATAATTTTTAAAAATGGTAATATTTACACGGTTAATGATCGCCAGTCAAAAGCTGAATCCATTGCCATTAAAGGTAATAAAATAATTTTTGTTGGTGAAAATTCTGAAGTATCAAAATATGAATCTAAAATAACAAAAGTTATTGATTTGAAAGGAAATACTGTTGTTCCAGGTTTTACAGATTCCCATTGTCATCTTAGGGAAATTGGAATTAGAGAACTTACGCTTAACTTAGAAGGAACTACTAGCTTAAATGATTTTTTAGCAAAAGTTAAAGCTAGAGTTGAGCAAGTTAAACCAGGTGAATGGGTTACAGGTTTAGGTTGGATTGAGACATTCTGGCAGCCTGCTGTATTTCCTACCAGGTATGATTTAGATAAAATTTCTCCTAACAATCCAGTTTATTTGGAACGTGCCGACGGACATGGTGCTGTGGTTAATAGTTTGGCATTAAAAATTGCTCGTATTAATAAAGATACAGCTAACCCTTTTGGGGGAGAAATTCTTAAAGATAAAGAAACTAAAGAACCTACAGGAATGATTTTGGATAAAGCTCATGACCTAGTAATTAAACACATCCCAGCCCTAACACCGGAATATATAGAAAAGGCTGTTTTAGTGGGTGTTAAACGTAGTATTGAGCTTGGCTGGTGTCAGCTTCATGATGCAGGTGGAACTTATGCAGAAGTTGAATTATTTAGACGACTTTATAAAGAAGGGAAAATAAAGCTACGTATTCATAAAGCTATTCACGGCCCAAGCTTTGATGCTGAACGCTTAATGAAAGAAGGCGCGACGGCTGGAAGCTTTGACGGCTTATTTAACTTTCGGACTATAAAAGTTGTGTTTGATGGTGCGCTTGGTTCAAGGGGTGCAGCACTACTTGCCCCTTATTCTGATTTTGATACTAGCGGTTTTTTAATTCATAAAGAAGAAGTTCTGTTCCCTATGTTGGTAAAAGCGTTAAAGTCAGGTATTCAAGTACAAACACATGCAATAGGAGATCGTGCAAATAGAACAATCTTAGACCTTTATGAAAAAGCTTTTGCAACAGTGCCAGAAAAAGACAGAAAATTATCCGACCCTCGTTGGAGAATAGAACATGCTCAAGTGCTTAACTCATCAGATCTTAATCGATTTTCTAAACTTGGGATAATTGCTTCTATGCAACCATCTCATGCAATTAGTGACCTGCATTTTGCTCCTAAAAGACTAGGGCAAGAAAGACTCTCTGGAGCATATGCTTGGCAAGATTTGTTGAAAACAGGAGTAATAATTGCTGCTGGTTCTGATGCACCTGTAGAGCGTGGCGAACCAATGATTGAATTTTATGCTTCTGTAGCTCGTAAAGACCAAAAAGGCTTTAGTGGTGAGGGTTGGCACCTTGAACAAAAAGTTTCACGCCAACAAGCATTAAAAATGCTAACCATTTGGCCCGCACAAGCGGCTTTTGAAGAACAAATCAAAGGATCTATTGAAGTTGGAAAACTAGCTGATCTAACAATTTTATCTGCTGACATTATGACCATTTCTGAACCAGAAATTCTTAAAACTAAATGCCTTATGACTATAGTTAATGGTGAAATTCTTTTTGATAGTCTTAAATAA
- a CDS encoding response regulator — protein sequence MNKKPLKVLVLEDEAYRREMIEPLLEEQKIYWAKDSTEALEMLDIVKFDLILLDHDLANHSCGCAVATRLANKSCLNYGTKIVVHSINTSGIKRMMRLLKNIPIRIPVFSLPESLPEVISSLTLSPSA from the coding sequence ATGAACAAAAAGCCATTAAAAGTCTTAGTGTTAGAAGATGAAGCTTATCGTCGTGAAATGATAGAACCTCTTTTAGAAGAACAAAAGATCTATTGGGCTAAAGATTCAACAGAAGCCCTTGAAATGCTTGATATAGTTAAATTTGATTTGATTTTACTTGACCATGACCTTGCTAATCATAGTTGTGGATGTGCTGTAGCCACAAGATTAGCTAATAAAAGTTGCTTAAATTATGGTACTAAAATAGTTGTTCATTCAATTAACACAAGTGGAATTAAAAGAATGATGAGACTATTAAAAAATATTCCTATTCGTATACCTGTTTTTAGTTTACCTGAAAGTTTACCAGAAGTTATTTCATCTTTAACTTTGTCTCCTAGTGCATAA
- the sctV gene encoding type III secretion system export apparatus subunit SctV, whose protein sequence is MAGNVAGVITQYSDIVMAILVLMILTLMILPVPTFILSFLLVCNLTLAFAILMVSIYISEPTQLASYPTILLLTTLFRLGLSIAATRLILLQGDAGAVIETFGKFVVGGNIVVGGVVFLIITIVNFLVITKGSERVSEVAARFTLDAMPGKQMSIDADLRAGAFDMTEARRRRNALARESQLHGSMDGAMKFVKGDAIAGIIITLINIIGGLTIGVLMRGMEMSRAVKVYTILTIGDGLVAQVPSLLIAVSAGIVTTRVATEDSTSNIGKDISQQILAQPKAISIAAAILGIFGLTFFFVHPSTSIPFFIMAFIAGGIAYSTLKTGVPVVGEAAEGKDKDENKQKGSRDPQISLTVPISVEVSKDLTPLIDLNQEGKFLSDLVPKMRQLLYQELGVIFPGVQVTGNAPVAENSYLFRLKEVPVEIGKIVPGHILVNDGSENIRVYGLKGIDIKNPATGKPAAWVPMEQRDLAKNAGLVVWEPQEVILLHLTGFLKRYANEFIGIQETQNTLSVLSRAIPNLVQETVPKVISIYQLTEVLQRLVQEEISVRDMKSILQSLSEWGRVEKDTIMLTEYVRSSLKRYISFRYTGGNPILFVYVLDPEIEDAIRGAIRRTSSGTYIALDPAITQDILAAFRREIGNLPPTAQQPVIVTDQEIRRFVRRIAELEFRNLAVLSYQELAPELSIQPLARISLQASRGQLR, encoded by the coding sequence ATGGCTGGCAATGTCGCTGGAGTAATTACTCAATATAGCGATATTGTTATGGCTATACTGGTATTAATGATTTTAACCTTAATGATTTTACCAGTACCAACATTTATATTAAGCTTTTTATTGGTTTGTAATCTAACTTTAGCTTTTGCTATTTTAATGGTTTCTATTTATATCTCTGAACCTACACAATTAGCTTCTTATCCTACTATTTTACTTCTAACCACATTATTTCGCTTAGGTCTTTCTATTGCAGCTACTCGTCTTATTTTGTTACAAGGTGATGCAGGAGCAGTAATTGAAACCTTTGGTAAGTTTGTTGTAGGGGGTAATATTGTAGTAGGTGGCGTGGTCTTCTTAATTATTACAATTGTTAACTTTCTGGTAATAACGAAAGGTTCGGAGCGTGTATCTGAAGTAGCTGCTCGTTTTACCCTTGATGCAATGCCAGGAAAACAAATGAGTATCGATGCTGATTTACGTGCAGGTGCTTTTGATATGACTGAGGCTCGCCGTCGTCGTAATGCTTTAGCTCGTGAATCTCAACTTCACGGCTCAATGGATGGTGCAATGAAGTTTGTTAAAGGTGATGCTATTGCAGGCATTATCATTACTCTAATTAACATCATTGGTGGTTTAACTATTGGCGTTTTAATGCGTGGAATGGAAATGTCACGTGCAGTTAAAGTTTATACAATTTTAACTATTGGTGATGGATTAGTTGCTCAAGTCCCTTCATTGCTAATTGCTGTGTCTGCTGGTATTGTTACAACTCGTGTAGCAACAGAAGATAGCACATCTAACATAGGTAAAGACATAAGCCAACAAATCCTTGCCCAACCTAAAGCAATAAGTATTGCAGCAGCAATTTTAGGAATTTTTGGTCTAACATTCTTTTTTGTCCACCCTTCTACTTCTATTCCCTTTTTTATTATGGCTTTTATTGCTGGTGGTATTGCCTATAGCACACTTAAAACTGGTGTTCCTGTAGTTGGTGAAGCAGCCGAAGGAAAGGACAAAGACGAAAATAAGCAAAAAGGTTCTCGTGATCCTCAAATTTCTTTAACTGTTCCTATTTCCGTTGAGGTTAGCAAAGACCTTACACCATTAATTGACCTTAACCAAGAAGGTAAATTCTTAAGTGACCTTGTTCCTAAAATGCGCCAACTGCTTTATCAAGAATTAGGTGTTATTTTTCCTGGTGTACAAGTAACAGGAAATGCTCCTGTTGCAGAAAATAGCTATTTATTTAGATTAAAAGAAGTGCCTGTTGAAATAGGAAAAATTGTTCCAGGTCATATTTTAGTCAATGATGGTTCAGAAAATATTAGAGTTTATGGGCTTAAAGGTATTGACATTAAAAATCCTGCTACAGGTAAGCCGGCTGCTTGGGTGCCAATGGAACAAAGGGATTTAGCTAAAAATGCTGGTTTAGTTGTTTGGGAACCTCAAGAAGTTATTTTGCTACATTTAACAGGTTTTCTTAAACGCTATGCTAATGAATTTATTGGAATTCAAGAAACACAAAACACTTTAAGCGTCTTAAGTCGAGCAATTCCCAACCTAGTCCAAGAAACTGTGCCTAAAGTTATTTCTATTTATCAATTAACTGAAGTATTACAACGGTTGGTTCAAGAAGAAATTTCTGTGCGGGATATGAAAAGTATCCTTCAATCCCTTAGTGAATGGGGACGTGTAGAAAAAGATACCATTATGTTAACTGAATATGTGCGCTCTAGCTTAAAGCGTTATATTAGTTTTCGTTACACTGGTGGGAATCCTATATTGTTTGTTTATGTTCTTGATCCAGAAATTGAAGATGCTATTCGTGGAGCAATTCGCCGTACTTCCTCTGGAACTTATATCGCGCTTGATCCAGCAATTACCCAAGATATATTGGCAGCATTTCGACGGGAGATTGGGAATTTACCCCCTACTGCCCAACAACCTGTTATTGTAACTGACCAAGAAATTCGTCGCTTTGTTCGACGTATTGCAGAACTAGAATTTCGTAATTTAGCTGTACTTTCTTATCAAGAATTAGCACCAGAATTATCTATTCAACCTTTAGCTAGAATTTCTCTGCAAGCTAGCCGTGGGCAATTAAGGTAA